One window from the genome of Bufo bufo chromosome 4, aBufBuf1.1, whole genome shotgun sequence encodes:
- the LOC120997454 gene encoding gastrula zinc finger protein XlCGF26.1-like: MWYFSVKSVLIQHLRSHTGEEPLSCSECGKCFTCQSKLILHQRTHTGEKPFPCPECGKCFSQKSHLYTHQRTHTGEKPFPCPECGKCFSNKSSLVTHQRTHTGEKPFPCPECGKCFSNKSSLVTHQRTHTGEKPFRCPECGKYFGNKGILIQHQKSHTGEKPFSCSQCEKCFSQKANFVLHLRNHLGEKLFSCLECGKCFSQKSNLYAHQRTHTGEKPFPCPECGKCFRQKSALKSNLYAHQRTHIGEKPFPCPECGKCFSQKSALVGHLRIHSGEKPFSCLECGKCFTSQTNCILHQRTHTGEKPFPCPECGKCFNNKSHLVTHQRIHTGEKPFRCPECGKSFSTKLCLVRHQKTHTGEKPFSCSECGKCFTRQSTFIQHQRTHTGVKPFPCPECGKCFNNKSHLVTHQRTHTGEKPFRCPECGNYFGDKSVLRRHLRRHTGENPFSCSECGKSFSTKLCLVRHQRTHTGEKPFPCPECGKCFSNKSSLVTHQRTHTGEKPFPCPECGKCFSNKSSLVTHQRTHTGEKPFRCPECVSCEELADHSNSDQECE; the protein is encoded by the exons ACATcttagaagtcacacaggagaggagccattgtcatgttcagaatgtggcaaatgttttacctgtcaatcaaaattaattctgcatcagagaactcacactggggagaagccatttccatgtcctgaatgtgggaagtgttttagtcagaaatcgcACCTTTAtacacatcagagaactcacactggggagaagccatttccatgtcctgaatgtgggaagtgttttagtaataaatcaagtcttgttacacatcagagaactcacactggggagaagccatttccatgtcctgaatgtgggaagtgttttagtaataaatcaagtcttgttacacatcagagaactcacacaggggagaagccatttagatgtccagaatgtgggaagtattttggtAATAAAGGAATTCTTATACAACATCAaaaaagtcacacaggggagaagccattttcatgttcacagtgtgaaaaatgttttagtcagaaagcAAATTTTGTGCTCCATCTAAGAAATCACTTAGGGGAGAAGCTATTTTCATGcttagaatgtgggaagtgttttagtcagaaatcgaACCTTTAtgcacatcagagaactcacactggggagaagccatttccatgtcctgaatgtgggaagtgttttagacAGAAATCAGCTCTT aaatcgaACCTTTAtgcacatcagagaactcacattggggagaagccatttccatgtcctgaatgtgggaagtgttttagtcagaaatcagcTCTTGTGGGCCATCTAAGAATCCactcaggggagaagccattttcatgtttagaatgtgggaaatgttttactagtCAGACAAATTGTATTctgcatcagagaactcacactggggagaagccatttccatgtcctgaatgtgggaagtgttttaataataaatcacatcttgttacacatcagagaattcacacaggggagaagccatttagatgtccagaatgtgggaagaGTTTTAGTACAAAATTgtgtcttgttagacatcagaaaactcacacaggtgagaagccattttcatgttcagaatgtgggaaatgttttacccgtCAATCAACTTTTATTcagcatcagagaactcacactggggtaaagccatttccatgtcctgaatgtgggaagtgttttaataataaatcacatcttgttacacatcagagaactcacacaggggagaagccatttagatgtccagaatgtgggaatTATTTTGGTGATAAATCCGTTCTTAGACGACATCTTAgacgtcacacaggggagaatccattttcatgttcagaatgtgggaagagtTTTAGTACAAAATTgtgtcttgttagacatcagagaactcacactggggagaagccatttccatgtcctgaatgtgggaagtgttttagtaataaatcaagtcttgttacacatcagagaactcacactggggagaagccatttccatgtcctgaatgtgggaagtgttttagtaataaatcaagtcttgttacacatcagagaactcacacaggggagaagccatttagaTGTCCAGAATGTG